A single region of the Manihot esculenta cultivar AM560-2 chromosome 12, M.esculenta_v8, whole genome shotgun sequence genome encodes:
- the LOC110628845 gene encoding protein NEN4, with protein MDNFVQCQEGVSEIVFFDLETTVPNRAGQRFWVLEFGAIVVCPRKLVELESFSTLIRPKDLSAVALRSGRCDGITRDAVANAPAFEEVAEKIFSILNGRIWAGHNIQRFDCVRIKEAFAEIGKPAPVPVGMIDSLGVLTEKFGRRAGNLKMATLASYFGLGQQKHRSLDDVRMNLEVLKHCATVLFLESTVPTLLNRKWNNSPITTRSRSNGKLLFREETSRKSPPTTAANYQRTVPYARGSLGKVSEGVKNLLCKAQETRSINRLLKHSHALLR; from the exons atgGATAACTTTGTTCAATGCCAGGAAGGAGTGTCGGAGATTGTGTTCTTCGACCTGGAAACAACAGTGCCAAATAGAGCCGGACAGCGTTTCTGGGTATTGGAGTTCGGAGCAATCGTAGTGTGTCCAAGAAAACTTGTAGAACTAGAGAGCTTTAGTACACTCATAAGACCAAAGGACTTGTCTGCTGTTGCATTGAGATCTGGTCGATGTGATGGGATAACTCGAGACGCTGTTGCAAATGCACCTGCATTCGAAGAGGTAGCTGAGAAGATTTTTAGTATTTTGAATGGAAGAATATGGGCTGGACATAAtatccaaagatttgattgtGTCCGTATTAAAGAAGCATTTGCGGAGATTGGTAAGCCTGCACCTGTTCCTGTTGGAATGATTGATTCTTTAGGGGTCTTGACTGAGAAGTTTGGCAGAAGAGCTGGAAATCTAAAG ATGGCAACTTTGGCTTCATACTTTGGCCTTGGGCAGCAAAAGCACAG GAGTCTTGATGATGTTCGCATGAATTTGGAGGTTCTGAAGCACTGTGCCACTGTTTTATTTTTG GAATCAACGGTTCCAACTCTACTAAATCGAAAATGGAACAATTCTCCGATTACTACACGTAGTAGAAGCAACGGAAAACTGCTTTTCAGGGAAGAAACCAGCCGGAAATCTCCTCCCACCACTGCTGCTAATTACCAAAGAACAGTCCCTTATGCAAGAGGAAGTCTAGGAAAG GTGAGTGAAGGAGTGAAGAATTTGTTGTGCAAGGCCCAAGAGACGAGATCCATTAACAGGCTACTCAAGCATTCTCATGCTTTGCTTAGATGA